In a single window of the Terriglobales bacterium genome:
- the hemH gene encoding ferrochelatase — MTRKTAVLLLAHGSPDKPEEVPEFLRAVTSGRPVPEAVVKEIEHRYALIGASPLTRLTLRQGELLAAEVGLPVYVGMRNWKPWIADVRAQMERDGVTHAIAICLAPQDSRTSVGLYRKALLGESGAPFDVDFVESWHDQPQLIAAFAERLKAALARAEQEHGAEPAVIFTAHSVPERTILDGDLYSAQAKHTAELVAQAAGLMDGAWWFAFQSQGMSGGPWLGPTVEDTITGLKELGHAGVLLQPIGFVCDHVEVLYDIDIAFRKFAEEHGVKLWRAESLNDSPTFIRALADVVRARIPAAVR, encoded by the coding sequence ATGACGCGGAAGACCGCGGTCCTGCTGCTGGCGCACGGCTCGCCCGACAAGCCCGAAGAGGTACCGGAGTTCCTGCGTGCGGTGACGAGCGGGCGGCCGGTGCCGGAGGCGGTGGTCAAGGAGATCGAGCACCGCTACGCGCTCATCGGCGCCTCGCCGCTCACGCGGCTCACGCTGCGCCAGGGCGAGCTGCTGGCCGCCGAAGTCGGCCTGCCGGTGTACGTCGGGATGCGCAACTGGAAGCCGTGGATCGCCGACGTCCGGGCGCAGATGGAGCGCGACGGCGTGACGCACGCCATCGCCATCTGCCTGGCGCCGCAGGACTCGCGGACATCGGTCGGGCTGTATCGCAAGGCGCTGCTGGGTGAATCGGGCGCGCCCTTCGACGTGGACTTCGTGGAGAGCTGGCACGACCAACCGCAGCTCATCGCCGCCTTCGCCGAGCGGCTGAAGGCGGCGCTGGCGCGCGCGGAACAAGAGCACGGCGCGGAGCCGGCGGTGATCTTCACCGCGCATTCCGTGCCGGAGCGCACGATCCTCGACGGCGACCTCTACTCCGCGCAGGCGAAGCACACCGCGGAGCTGGTGGCGCAGGCCGCCGGGCTGATGGACGGCGCGTGGTGGTTCGCGTTCCAGAGCCAGGGCATGAGCGGCGGGCCATGGCTCGGGCCGACGGTCGAGGACACCATCACCGGACTGAAGGAGCTGGGGCACGCGGGCGTCCTGCTGCAGCCCATCGGATTCGTCTGCGACCACGTCGAGGTGCTGTACGACATCGACATCGCGTTCCGGAAGTTCGCGGAAGAGCACGGCGTGAAGCTGTGGCGCGCCGAATCGCTCAATGACTCGCCCACGTTCATCCGCGCGCTCGCAGACGTGGTGCGTGCGCGCATCCCGGCCGCGGTCCGATGA
- the msrA gene encoding peptide-methionine (S)-S-oxide reductase MsrA, translating to MPTETAILAGGCFWCLEAVFDRLRGVHAVESGYIGGHVKNPAYREVCAGTTGHAEAVRITFDPAEITFADLLEVFFAIHDPTTKDRQGNDVGTQYRSAIFYTSEEQKRAAEEKIKQLTGARAFGAPIVTEVALATAFYEAEGYHQEYFENNPAQPYCQMVVAPKVRKALEKFGEKMAAK from the coding sequence ATGCCTACCGAAACAGCCATTCTTGCCGGCGGATGCTTCTGGTGCCTGGAAGCGGTTTTTGACCGGCTGCGCGGCGTGCACGCCGTCGAGTCCGGGTACATCGGCGGGCACGTCAAGAATCCCGCCTACCGCGAGGTCTGCGCCGGGACCACCGGGCACGCCGAGGCCGTGCGCATCACCTTCGACCCCGCGGAGATCACGTTCGCCGACCTGCTGGAAGTCTTCTTCGCCATCCATGACCCGACCACGAAAGACCGCCAGGGCAACGACGTCGGCACGCAGTATCGCTCCGCCATCTTCTATACGAGCGAAGAGCAGAAGCGCGCGGCGGAAGAGAAGATCAAGCAGTTGACCGGGGCGCGCGCCTTCGGGGCGCCGATCGTCACCGAAGTCGCCCTCGCCACCGCGTTCTACGAGGCCGAGGGCTACCACCAGGAGTACTTCGAGAACAATCCGGCGCAACCCTACTGCCAGATGGTGGTGGCGCCCAAGGTGCGCAAGGCGCTGGAGAAGTTCGGCGAAAAGATGGCGGCGAAATAA
- a CDS encoding antibiotic biosynthesis monooxygenase, translating to MFARILEFEVKMEKKQDFIKTLKNEVLPILKKQPGFLELLPFFSEKFEEKKVINISFWDQKLNAERYEKEVFPKIQEIVKPYLTTPIVVRNYLLETTLCEHFEKALAA from the coding sequence ATGTTTGCCCGCATTCTGGAATTCGAAGTGAAGATGGAAAAGAAGCAGGACTTCATCAAGACCCTCAAGAACGAGGTCCTGCCCATCCTCAAGAAGCAGCCGGGCTTCCTCGAGCTGCTGCCGTTCTTCTCCGAGAAGTTCGAGGAGAAGAAGGTCATCAACATCAGCTTCTGGGACCAGAAGTTGAACGCCGAGCGCTATGAGAAGGAGGTCTTCCCGAAGATCCAGGAGATCGTGAAGCCCTACCTCACCACTCCAATCGTCGTGAGGAACTACCTGCTCGAGACCACGCTCTGCGAGCACTTCGAGAAGGCCCTGGCGGCCTAG
- a CDS encoding PPC domain-containing DNA-binding protein — MRAHLLADVPARRTWLLAFDKGDDVLPTLLKFAEEEKIVAAELRGIGGFREVTLAYFERATLTYEPLPVREQVEVVSLLGNITLAEGKPKVHAHCVIGRKDGSTVGGHLLAGEVWPTLELFVTAYAEEVERKNDPETKLPLL, encoded by the coding sequence ATGCGCGCGCACCTGCTCGCCGACGTCCCGGCACGCCGCACCTGGCTGCTCGCCTTCGACAAGGGCGACGACGTCCTGCCGACGCTGCTCAAGTTCGCGGAAGAGGAGAAGATCGTGGCGGCGGAGCTGCGCGGCATCGGCGGCTTCCGCGAAGTGACGCTGGCGTACTTCGAGCGAGCCACGCTGACCTACGAGCCGCTGCCGGTGCGCGAGCAGGTGGAGGTCGTGTCGCTGCTGGGCAACATCACGCTCGCCGAGGGCAAGCCGAAGGTGCACGCGCATTGCGTCATCGGCCGCAAGGACGGCTCCACGGTGGGCGGACACCTGCTCGCCGGGGAGGTCTGGCCCACGCTCGAGCTGTTCGTCACCGCGTACGCGGAAGAGGTCGAGCGGAAGAACGATCCCGAGACGAAGCTGCCGCTGCTCTGA
- a CDS encoding TonB family protein, with amino-acid sequence MRTLSVTAIALLCVLATAQAPDINQLRTRAQAGDSKAQVELGAAYAAGTGVAKDDQEAARWFEKAAKKDDAEAQFRLAQAYASGQGVKQDLGKAAGWMKKAAEQGNLAAISRLGLIFLRGEGVAQDNAKALKLLREGAERNDAVAEYGMALIYAEGRGVERDMAKAMDWYEKAAAQDHPWALRALALVLTGPSKKNPTEAHADRERAVALAEKAVEVTGRKNAETLDTLATTYYRNGETQKAVAAEREASALVPDQPGYQEAVKAYEQGRPPASHYSLFEKNRMSAPRAIRAPDPVIRSGAGQGTVVVWAVVGADGKVKQVKIARSVNHELDESALEAVRQWIFEPARRDGTPVAVQINVEVNFR; translated from the coding sequence ATGCGAACCCTCTCAGTCACGGCAATTGCTTTGCTCTGTGTGCTAGCAACGGCGCAAGCTCCCGACATAAACCAGCTAAGGACACGCGCTCAGGCGGGGGACTCGAAGGCCCAAGTCGAGCTTGGAGCGGCCTATGCAGCTGGGACCGGCGTAGCCAAAGATGATCAGGAGGCCGCACGTTGGTTCGAGAAGGCCGCAAAGAAGGATGATGCGGAAGCTCAGTTTCGTCTTGCTCAGGCATACGCCTCCGGCCAGGGCGTTAAGCAGGACCTCGGCAAAGCTGCAGGGTGGATGAAGAAGGCCGCCGAGCAAGGCAACCTCGCAGCGATATCGAGGCTTGGACTGATCTTCCTCCGTGGCGAGGGCGTCGCACAGGACAATGCGAAAGCGCTCAAGTTGCTGCGGGAAGGGGCGGAACGCAACGACGCCGTCGCGGAATATGGGATGGCCCTTATCTACGCCGAGGGTCGCGGCGTGGAACGAGACATGGCGAAAGCGATGGACTGGTACGAGAAAGCCGCCGCTCAGGATCATCCATGGGCGCTGAGGGCTCTCGCTCTCGTACTGACTGGGCCGTCGAAAAAGAATCCAACCGAGGCACACGCCGACCGGGAACGAGCCGTAGCGCTTGCCGAGAAGGCGGTGGAAGTTACAGGAAGGAAGAACGCCGAAACACTCGATACATTGGCGACAACCTACTATCGCAATGGCGAGACGCAGAAAGCAGTCGCTGCGGAACGTGAAGCTTCCGCTCTAGTCCCCGATCAGCCTGGCTACCAAGAAGCAGTCAAAGCATACGAACAGGGAAGGCCGCCGGCGAGCCACTATTCGTTGTTCGAGAAAAATCGTATGTCCGCTCCCCGAGCGATCCGAGCGCCAGACCCCGTTATTCGCTCAGGAGCGGGACAAGGAACGGTTGTCGTTTGGGCAGTCGTTGGCGCCGATGGCAAGGTGAAGCAAGTGAAAATCGCACGCTCGGTGAACCATGAGCTTGATGAGAGCGCCTTGGAGGCAGTCCGGCAGTGGATATTTGAACCGGCGCGGCGCGATGGTACGCCAGTGGCTGTGCAGATTAATGTCGAAGTGAACTTCCGCTGA
- the hemE gene encoding uroporphyrinogen decarboxylase has product MSAPDSRFVRACRCEPVDVTPMWFMRQAGRYMAEYRAVRKRYSILEICKSPELAAEVTITAAERLGVDAAIIFADLLLPLEVMGLDFRFEAGEGPVIEQPLREAKDVKRLRTDRAADLNYVAESVARVAKHFGSKLPVIGFCGAPFTLASYMIEGGGSRNYVHTKRLMYTEPKAWNELMSKLVSVLGAYAAEQVRAGADVVQVFDSWVGCLSPEDFRHYVLPHATALVKALQKTKAPVIYFGTDSATLLPAMKQTGAEVIGVDWRANLDDAWRSLEWAGAVQGNLDPVMLFADKKLLRERAHDVLRRAGGRPGHIFNLGHGILPETPVENVLALVEYVREFSAGKAGSR; this is encoded by the coding sequence ATGAGCGCCCCTGATAGCCGCTTTGTCCGCGCCTGCCGTTGCGAGCCCGTCGACGTGACTCCGATGTGGTTCATGCGGCAGGCGGGACGCTACATGGCCGAGTACCGTGCCGTGCGCAAACGGTACTCCATCCTCGAGATCTGCAAGTCGCCGGAGCTGGCGGCGGAGGTCACCATCACGGCGGCGGAGCGGCTGGGCGTGGACGCGGCCATCATCTTCGCCGACCTGCTGCTGCCGCTCGAGGTCATGGGGCTGGACTTCCGCTTCGAAGCCGGCGAGGGCCCGGTCATCGAGCAGCCGCTGCGCGAAGCGAAAGACGTCAAGCGGCTGCGCACCGACCGCGCCGCCGACCTGAACTATGTGGCCGAATCGGTGGCGCGCGTGGCCAAGCACTTCGGGTCGAAGCTGCCGGTGATCGGGTTCTGCGGCGCGCCCTTCACGCTGGCCAGCTACATGATCGAGGGCGGCGGCTCGCGGAACTACGTCCACACCAAGCGCCTGATGTACACCGAGCCGAAGGCGTGGAACGAGCTGATGAGCAAGCTGGTCAGCGTGCTCGGGGCCTACGCCGCCGAGCAGGTGCGCGCCGGCGCCGACGTGGTGCAGGTGTTCGATTCCTGGGTCGGGTGCCTGAGCCCGGAAGACTTCCGGCACTACGTGCTGCCGCACGCGACGGCGCTGGTGAAGGCGCTGCAAAAGACCAAGGCTCCGGTCATCTACTTCGGCACGGATTCGGCGACGCTGCTGCCGGCGATGAAGCAGACGGGCGCGGAGGTCATCGGCGTGGACTGGCGCGCCAACCTCGACGACGCGTGGCGGTCGCTGGAGTGGGCGGGCGCGGTGCAGGGGAACCTCGACCCGGTCATGCTGTTCGCCGACAAGAAGCTGCTGCGCGAGCGCGCGCACGACGTGCTGCGGCGCGCCGGCGGGCGTCCGGGACACATCTTCAACCTCGGCCACGGGATCCTGCCGGAGACGCCGGTGGAGAACGTGCTCGCGCTGGTGGAGTACGTGCGCGAGTTCTCTGCCGGGAAAGCGGGCTCCCGGTGA
- a CDS encoding DUF6569 family protein — protein sequence MRTLKTLTLLAVIAGAIVILGALWQPAPVAAQVKPAGEQPATAAGGGYRVLAPITHGSLTIFPVVAASAHDTREFLTLDEGLRSGEVVVTEAGRVQPLIRRGRRYEQQRGDGAEVNRLVLVNNSKRPLLLLAGEIVTGGKQDRVIGKDRIVPAESDPIDLSVFCVEPGRWVARGEKFGALSGQMAQPSVRAKAMADKDQQKVWDGVRKANEYAIAAAPAVSRAEISSEGGSSYAGVMDNKAVRAQVDEVAAPMQKSYESVIRQLKNQNAVGVVVAINGEIEWADIFASTELLQKYWPKLVRSYAAETIGVTRAKGATVSQAAAQQFLNDWGGKRQMVETEPGLFRHVEVAGRGFRAFQLTSLLPRTGFDVHLSKMAEENGGMIGN from the coding sequence ATGCGTACGCTCAAGACCCTGACCCTGCTGGCGGTGATCGCCGGCGCCATCGTCATCCTGGGAGCGCTGTGGCAGCCGGCGCCCGTTGCCGCGCAAGTGAAACCCGCGGGCGAGCAGCCCGCGACTGCCGCCGGCGGCGGATACCGCGTGCTGGCGCCCATCACCCACGGCAGCTTGACCATCTTCCCGGTCGTCGCGGCGAGCGCCCACGACACCCGCGAATTCCTCACGCTCGATGAAGGGCTGCGCTCCGGCGAAGTAGTGGTGACCGAGGCCGGGCGCGTGCAGCCGCTCATCCGGCGCGGCCGGCGCTACGAGCAGCAGCGCGGCGACGGCGCCGAGGTCAACCGGCTCGTCCTCGTGAACAACTCCAAGCGGCCGCTGCTCTTGCTGGCGGGCGAGATCGTCACCGGCGGCAAGCAGGACCGCGTCATCGGCAAGGACCGCATCGTTCCCGCCGAAAGCGACCCCATCGACCTCAGCGTGTTCTGCGTGGAGCCCGGCCGCTGGGTCGCGCGCGGCGAAAAGTTCGGCGCACTGAGCGGCCAGATGGCGCAGCCCAGCGTCCGCGCCAAGGCCATGGCCGACAAGGACCAGCAGAAGGTGTGGGATGGCGTGCGGAAGGCGAATGAGTATGCGATCGCGGCGGCTCCGGCGGTGTCGCGCGCCGAGATCAGCTCGGAAGGCGGCTCTTCCTACGCCGGTGTCATGGACAACAAGGCCGTCCGAGCGCAGGTCGACGAGGTCGCCGCGCCCATGCAGAAGTCCTACGAGTCGGTGATCCGGCAGCTCAAGAACCAGAACGCCGTCGGCGTGGTGGTGGCCATCAACGGCGAGATCGAGTGGGCCGACATCTTCGCCTCCACCGAGCTGCTGCAGAAGTACTGGCCGAAACTGGTGCGGTCGTATGCCGCGGAGACCATCGGCGTCACCCGCGCCAAGGGCGCGACCGTCAGCCAGGCTGCGGCGCAGCAGTTCCTCAACGACTGGGGCGGCAAGCGCCAGATGGTCGAGACCGAACCGGGGCTCTTCCGCCACGTCGAGGTCGCGGGCCGCGGTTTTCGCGCCTTCCAGCTCACTTCGCTGCTGCCCAGGACCGGCTTCGATGTGCACCTCAGCAAGATGGCCGAGGAGAACGGAGGCATGATCGGCAACTAG
- a CDS encoding pyridoxal-phosphate dependent enzyme: MSIATPTARREIPYALVEDARKHVYEAAIRTPLVKLNYDGPAEIWLKLENMQPIGSFKIRGAYNQVRLMTPAQRSQGVWTVSAGNAAQGVALAAKRAGVPCKVLVMDTAPATKLQAMERLGATYVKASFDECWKALGERRHPQMPGAFVHPFEDDEFIAGNASCGLEILEDLPDVDAVVASFGGGGLTCGIATAMKKNRPQVKVFASEPATASPLAYCLAQGAAMNFPDWQASWVDGCGGKSVFPRMWAAAHHLLAGSIVVTLDEIAAAMKLVAERNHVIAEGAGACAVAAGLTGKAGKGKVVCVVSGGNIDLKKFNELVAT, from the coding sequence ATGTCCATCGCCACCCCGACCGCCCGCCGCGAGATCCCGTACGCGCTCGTCGAAGACGCCCGCAAGCACGTCTACGAGGCCGCCATCCGTACGCCGCTGGTCAAGCTGAACTACGACGGCCCCGCCGAGATCTGGCTGAAGCTCGAGAACATGCAGCCCATCGGTTCCTTCAAGATCCGCGGCGCCTACAACCAGGTCCGCCTGATGACGCCCGCGCAACGCAGCCAGGGCGTGTGGACGGTGAGCGCCGGCAACGCCGCGCAGGGCGTCGCGCTCGCCGCCAAGCGCGCCGGCGTGCCCTGCAAGGTCCTGGTGATGGACACCGCGCCCGCCACCAAGCTCCAGGCGATGGAGCGGCTGGGCGCCACCTACGTGAAAGCTTCCTTCGACGAATGCTGGAAGGCGCTGGGCGAGCGCCGCCATCCCCAGATGCCGGGTGCGTTCGTGCATCCCTTCGAGGATGACGAGTTCATCGCCGGCAACGCCAGCTGCGGCCTCGAGATCCTGGAAGACCTGCCCGACGTCGACGCCGTGGTCGCCAGCTTCGGCGGCGGCGGCCTGACCTGCGGCATCGCCACCGCGATGAAGAAGAACCGGCCGCAGGTGAAAGTCTTCGCGTCGGAGCCCGCGACCGCCTCACCGCTCGCCTACTGCCTGGCGCAGGGCGCCGCGATGAACTTTCCTGACTGGCAGGCGAGCTGGGTGGACGGCTGCGGCGGCAAGTCCGTCTTCCCGCGCATGTGGGCGGCGGCGCACCACCTGCTCGCCGGCTCCATCGTCGTCACGCTCGACGAGATCGCCGCGGCAATGAAGCTGGTCGCCGAGCGCAATCACGTCATCGCGGAGGGCGCGGGCGCCTGCGCCGTCGCCGCCGGGCTCACCGGCAAAGCCGGCAAGGGCAAAGTGGTGTGCGTGGTGAGCGGCGGCAACATCGACCTCAAGAAGTTCAACGAGCTGGTCGCCACGTAG
- a CDS encoding DUF2721 domain-containing protein — MVAEVLGNGSPFAVLTAVVAPAMLTNASAVLSLATSNRLARVVDRHRAVAPRVVALDQGHPEHAAWSQQMLRLEQRAQFLVKALRSIYAALGLFAGSTLLSVIGGLGSFYGSALGYRIVALVALVAGALAVIELMMGSVFMVRETRLAVQNLAAEAQLAHPEHR; from the coding sequence ATGGTCGCCGAAGTCCTGGGGAATGGCAGCCCGTTCGCCGTGCTGACCGCCGTGGTGGCGCCCGCCATGCTGACCAACGCTTCGGCGGTGCTGTCGCTGGCGACGAGCAACCGGCTGGCGCGCGTGGTGGACCGCCACCGCGCGGTCGCGCCGCGCGTGGTCGCGCTCGACCAGGGTCATCCCGAGCATGCCGCCTGGAGCCAGCAGATGCTGCGGCTGGAGCAGCGCGCGCAGTTCCTGGTGAAGGCGCTGCGCAGCATCTACGCCGCGCTCGGGCTGTTCGCCGGCTCCACGCTGCTCTCCGTGATCGGCGGGCTGGGCAGCTTCTACGGCTCGGCGCTGGGCTACCGGATCGTGGCGCTGGTCGCGCTGGTCGCGGGCGCGCTCGCCGTCATCGAGCTGATGATGGGCTCGGTCTTCATGGTGCGCGAGACCCGGCTGGCGGTGCAGAACCTGGCAGCCGAGGCGCAGCTCGCCCACCCGGAGCACCGGTGA
- the hemG gene encoding protoporphyrinogen oxidase, producing the protein MRVAVIGAGIAGLSAGFQLEQRRHAGTPLEYTVFEASGHAGGVIRTEHVQGFVVEAGPDSFLSEKPWAATLCRYLGLADELIPSNDYQRKTFILVQGRPVEIPDGLMFMVPTKLWPMATTRLFSLGAKIMAASELWTKPREGDRDESVAQFVTRHFGREMVDRMADPLLAGVYGGSADKLSVRAVLPRFVEMERKTGSLARAMMEARKKMPANSAASLFTTLRGGMQQMTDALAARLAPGALHLNTPAWSLRRAGSAEEAKWSVVTDAGDQHFDAVILAVPAYQAADLLGAAAAALADELRGVNYNSSITIALAYDGAALDAATRARIAGFGFLAPKAEGKKMLACTFVQNKFHARAPEGKMLFRCFIGGEAAGENMQLSDDELVAAIRGELQQVLGPGMAAEPLFTRVFRWRQAMAQYEVGHLERVARIEALAAQLPGLALAGNAYHGIGVPDCVREGQQAAERVLAR; encoded by the coding sequence ATGAGAGTCGCGGTCATCGGCGCGGGCATCGCGGGGCTGAGCGCCGGCTTCCAGCTCGAGCAGCGCCGGCACGCCGGCACGCCGTTGGAATACACCGTCTTCGAGGCTTCCGGGCACGCCGGCGGCGTGATCCGCACCGAGCACGTCCAGGGCTTCGTGGTCGAAGCGGGGCCGGATTCCTTCCTCAGCGAAAAACCCTGGGCGGCGACGCTCTGCCGCTACCTCGGGCTGGCCGACGAACTGATCCCCTCGAACGATTACCAGCGCAAGACGTTCATCCTTGTCCAGGGCCGGCCGGTGGAGATCCCCGATGGGCTGATGTTCATGGTCCCGACCAAGCTGTGGCCGATGGCGACCACGCGGCTGTTCTCGTTGGGCGCGAAGATCATGGCCGCCAGCGAGCTCTGGACCAAGCCGCGGGAGGGCGACCGCGACGAGTCGGTGGCGCAGTTCGTCACGCGCCACTTCGGGCGCGAGATGGTGGACCGCATGGCCGACCCGCTGCTGGCGGGCGTCTATGGCGGCTCGGCCGACAAGCTGAGCGTGCGCGCGGTGCTGCCGCGCTTCGTCGAGATGGAGCGCAAGACCGGCTCGCTCGCCCGCGCCATGATGGAGGCGCGCAAGAAGATGCCGGCGAACTCCGCGGCGTCGCTGTTCACCACGCTGCGCGGCGGCATGCAGCAGATGACCGACGCGCTCGCCGCCCGCCTCGCGCCGGGCGCGCTGCATCTGAACACGCCGGCGTGGAGCCTGCGGCGCGCGGGCTCGGCGGAGGAGGCGAAGTGGTCGGTCGTGACCGACGCCGGCGACCAGCACTTCGACGCCGTGATCCTCGCGGTCCCGGCGTACCAGGCCGCCGACCTGCTGGGCGCCGCCGCGGCCGCGCTCGCGGATGAGCTGCGCGGCGTGAACTACAACTCGTCCATCACCATCGCGCTGGCATACGACGGGGCCGCGCTCGACGCCGCCACGCGCGCGCGCATCGCAGGGTTCGGCTTCCTGGCGCCCAAGGCGGAAGGGAAGAAGATGCTGGCGTGCACCTTCGTGCAAAACAAGTTCCACGCGCGCGCGCCGGAAGGGAAAATGCTGTTCCGCTGCTTCATCGGGGGCGAGGCCGCCGGCGAGAACATGCAGCTCTCCGACGACGAACTGGTCGCGGCCATCCGCGGCGAGCTGCAGCAGGTGCTCGGTCCGGGGATGGCGGCCGAGCCGCTGTTCACCCGCGTCTTCCGCTGGCGGCAGGCGATGGCGCAGTACGAAGTGGGGCACCTGGAGCGCGTGGCGCGCATCGAGGCGCTCGCCGCCCAGCTGCCCGGCCTGGCGCTGGCCGGCAACGCCTACCACGGCATCGGCGTGCCGGACTGCGTGCGCGAGGGCCAGCAGGCGGCCGAGCGCGTGCTGGCGCGCTAG
- a CDS encoding RHS repeat-associated core domain-containing protein, which yields LLTAEQRGGTTDTTKWRTRTYTYDALSRVTSESIPETGSSTSATGTTNSYYTTAGAALCSGDPQDVCRKVDPRSITTTLSYDAANRLTIKSYSNSDPTVSYFYDQTTYNSLTISNGKGRRTGMSDASGQTAWSYDNDGRVATERRTITAVSPNVTKTTSYTYNLDGSLASVTYPSGKVVQYTYSNAGRPLTAKDSLRTDWYAKDALYTPWGALSEFKSGATGTSNGVTRSFSFNNRLLPSLLSASSASLTIQSLNYTYLANGNVSQIRNNRDDNRTVNYTYDNLNRIKDAYTPNSTLWGNSYVYDNWGNLLQKNAYAGKTNYEGLTVTVNRKNQIDGMTYDLAGNLTNDGVATYAYNADDQTTAAAGVAYKYDGDNKRVYKASTRLYWTGVGYAPLSETDLLGAADKDYVYFAGVRVGFLKVSTSTPYYFYPDVLGSALVMSNVDGTAIKEESDFYPWGGEQVITDLLSNNYKFTTYELDSESGNDYAVFRQYSTRLGRFASRDLLGGYVGDPQSLNLYSYVENSPTNAVDPIGLLMYVCGAPGNVPCTPPDDGGGGGGGIGARGRGPLQDTGDSHGGGSSAQCGTPKRGGGFGILGGGTATGSLGTLISGVLTGQLGGGAFWNSQSGFSLGGFGSGAATGRVGSHIGGAPKQSIEQPGGLGAYAGYGPGVFFTNAGSAQQLSGPFGTLQVDIGVGVGKASVALSSDGKGTWILTINGGPEPISNGVGAAFTKYTSNTKAVGTSKCP from the coding sequence TCTCCTCACAGCTGAACAACGAGGAGGCACGACAGACACGACGAAGTGGCGGACGCGTACTTATACCTATGACGCCCTGTCACGAGTCACCAGTGAAAGCATTCCGGAGACGGGATCCAGCACCTCCGCCACCGGTACCACGAACTCTTATTACACGACAGCCGGTGCTGCCCTTTGCAGTGGCGATCCACAAGATGTTTGTCGCAAGGTGGATCCTCGTAGCATTACAACTACTCTTAGTTACGACGCGGCGAATCGCCTCACAATCAAATCATATTCAAACAGCGATCCGACTGTTTCCTACTTCTACGATCAGACCACCTACAACAGCCTGACCATTTCGAACGGCAAAGGGCGTCGTACCGGTATGAGCGATGCCAGTGGCCAAACGGCATGGAGCTATGACAATGACGGTCGCGTCGCGACCGAACGGCGCACAATTACCGCCGTTTCACCCAATGTTACGAAAACGACCTCATACACCTACAACTTGGATGGTTCTTTGGCGTCGGTTACGTACCCGAGCGGGAAAGTGGTCCAGTACACCTACAGCAACGCGGGTCGGCCACTGACAGCGAAGGATTCACTCCGGACCGACTGGTATGCGAAAGACGCGCTCTATACGCCATGGGGCGCTTTGAGTGAGTTCAAAAGCGGAGCGACTGGAACTTCGAATGGTGTGACTCGGTCGTTCAGTTTCAACAATCGGCTGCTGCCAAGTCTGCTTTCGGCGTCGTCAGCTTCTCTTACGATTCAAAGCCTGAATTACACGTACTTGGCGAATGGGAACGTCAGTCAGATTCGAAACAATCGAGACGACAATCGCACCGTTAACTACACCTACGACAACCTCAACCGCATCAAAGATGCGTATACCCCAAATTCGACACTTTGGGGGAATTCGTACGTGTATGACAACTGGGGCAATCTTCTCCAGAAAAACGCGTACGCGGGTAAGACCAACTACGAGGGTCTGACTGTCACGGTGAATCGCAAGAATCAGATTGACGGCATGACTTACGACCTCGCCGGCAACCTGACCAATGATGGTGTCGCAACCTACGCCTACAATGCCGATGATCAAACCACTGCTGCGGCAGGAGTCGCCTACAAGTACGATGGTGACAATAAGCGTGTCTATAAAGCGAGCACTCGACTTTACTGGACCGGTGTTGGATATGCCCCGCTAAGCGAGACTGACCTTCTCGGCGCTGCAGACAAAGATTACGTGTACTTCGCCGGAGTCAGAGTTGGATTCCTCAAAGTCTCGACCAGTACGCCGTACTACTTCTATCCGGATGTTCTCGGATCAGCCCTCGTAATGAGCAATGTGGACGGAACAGCCATCAAGGAAGAGTCGGACTTTTATCCCTGGGGCGGTGAGCAGGTCATTACTGATTTGCTGTCGAACAATTACAAGTTCACGACTTACGAGCTGGATTCGGAATCGGGAAACGACTATGCCGTGTTCAGGCAATACTCAACGCGTCTGGGACGGTTCGCAAGCCGCGATTTGCTCGGAGGTTATGTTGGCGATCCTCAGTCCTTGAACCTCTATTCTTATGTCGAGAACAGCCCAACCAATGCGGTAGATCCAATCGGTCTCCTTATGTACGTTTGTGGTGCACCCGGGAATGTGCCGTGCACGCCGCCCGATGATGGTGGTGGTGGCGGTGGTGGCATTGGGGCAAGAGGCCGAGGTCCCCTACAGGACACGGGTGATTCACATGGCGGTGGGTCGAGCGCTCAATGTGGGACCCCGAAACGTGGCGGAGGTTTTGGAATTCTCGGAGGTGGAACCGCCACGGGCAGTCTGGGAACATTGATAAGTGGTGTCTTGACCGGGCAACTCGGCGGCGGAGCGTTCTGGAATTCCCAAAGCGGCTTCTCATTGGGAGGCTTCGGCTCCGGCGCAGCCACCGGTAGAGTCGGAAGTCACATAGGCGGCGCTCCTAAACAGTCAATCGAACAACCCGGTGGGCTTGGGGCATACGCTGGATACGGCCCTGGCGTCTTCTTCACGAATGCAGGATCCGCGCAGCAACTTAGCGGGCCGTTCGGCACACTCCAGGTGGATATCGGAGTCGGCGTAGGCAAGGCCTCCGTCGCGCTATCATCCGATGGCAAGGGCACTTGGATCCTAACGATTAATGGCGGACCGGAACCGATTTCCAATGGCGTTGGAGCCGCCTTTACTAAATACACGAGCAACACGAAGGCGGTAGGTACGAGCAAATGTCCCTAG